From Thunnus albacares chromosome 22, fThuAlb1.1, whole genome shotgun sequence, the proteins below share one genomic window:
- the LOC122973979 gene encoding uncharacterized protein LOC122973979, whose translation MEDRSSTHTFANHHHCLRPPFHLQSSEVGYPSTQHALDSLKQYGSRGEESITSFSTSSTSSGGRRGSSGGDRGFLNTSGGGLDGDGSLGGHLDRESSSGGHFADAWYGSSKKEDVWDDGESCESTADDFYGKGGCYSNVNDVFYTKDCGSEDGVTRRVRANYNSYSHVSCESKTDTVYVRDANVSHFTKQTSYRSDGSVDYCRTDSRVSDNYLGREEDYGSSSGSGEDQLQPAELEQGPWLNYSSLNQTGDGRWRGGSNTRTLASGCLPQRSPIGINSGTYTQKLDSFSEAFLSQRKGRFPMIPSGDSSGHIWEFGVGKGESPGLIKSRHSCAFDSDPYLPPSSSSPIHPSLPSFPSPPTSSHLMPSVLSPPPTPLPPPSHSPSKMDSPGAFGGTAHPVSQGGDTLGGLQFFASRLQPSVHSPGMIWKFPLLSHCFSQSSEDPSNNEDNLRSSHGGDYGNITASHDVVQSAESAFLTSSFHRPSLQPSRALCPSNTQFLHPSSPLPSRPCHLSGQHNEAAEKNAPYMVTQKVKNGPISVSHPQLQQQSSPIYTGTPFPSILHSSRGHRRGHYTPRPLLNPARRGTGLYSSLSSLHHREEETACGKEEEECSVLSWVNVGPAFQAELPLCCAEGERSEVWSPEGELPREQLLWKPLDKLEESTNLQDQVEKLLSMCSSSCLPGGGSNMELALHCLHYCQGNTMATLEMLLFSQPSPTGDYHYSGSDLWTESEKNLFSTALGTYGKDFSLIQKMVKTKTVCQCVEFYYLSKKLLDKQTKQKEEENRDGETEQQESTTPICQPVDRQFGREEAVPVPSLASFFPCKLCGKMFYKIKSRNAHMKIHRQPQEDWTDRRLQHQLLTQRLALSHTANLMPTPGSNLLPSQTPALTFPSSGLPGTSNNNSNTDSVLNSVTSSNAIAPSNSSVLDPSTPVTYSNISAPNSHVIPSIDVSDSNQRESNTVLPFHQSWGSFGHSPDPAAFYCNQEGKDTVGAQTGGVKEPINWQ comes from the exons ATGGAGGACCGTTCATCCACCCACACCTTTGCCAATCACCATCATTGCCTCCGTCCACCCTTTCACCTTCAGAGCTCTGAAGTTGGATATCCATCCACCCAGCATGCCCTGGATTCCCTGAAGCAGTATGGAAGTAGAGGGGAAGAATCCATAACATCCTTCTCGACTTCGAGCACTTCTTCTGGgggaaggagagggagcagCGGGGGTGACAGAGGCTTCCTAAACACGAGTGGAGGTGGTTTGGATGGAGATGGTAGTCTAGGAGGCCATCTTGACAGAGAAAGCAGTTCAGGCGGCCATTTTGCTGACGCTTGGTATGGCAGTAGCAAAAAAGAGGATGTTTGGGATGACGGGGAGAGTTGTGAAAGCACTGCAGACGATTTTTATGGTAAAGGTGGTTGCTACAGTAACGTAAATGATGTTTTTTACACCAAGGATTGTGGCAGTGAGGACGGAGTCACTCGTAGAGTCAGAGCAAACTACAATAGTTATTCCCATGTTAGCTGTGAATCTAAAACTGACACAGTTTACGTTAGggatgctaacgttagccactTTACTAAACAAACTAGTTACAGAAGTGATGGCAGTGTAGATTATTGCAGAACAGATTCAAGAGTGAGTGATAATTATTTAGGAAGGGAGGAAGATTATGGGTCCAGCAGTGGCTCAGGTGAGGATCAGCTTCAACCAGCAGAGTTGGAGCAGGGACCCTGGCTCAATTATTCCTCTTTGAATCAAACTGGAGACGGTAGGTGGAGAGGAGGATCAAACACCCGCACTTTGGCCTCCGGGTGTCTTCCACAGAGATCGCCTATAGGCATCAACAGTGGGACATACACTCAAAAACTGGACTCTTTCTCTGAAGCTTTTCTCTCCCAGCGGAAGGGAAGATTCCCTATGATTCCCAGCGGTGATTCTTCTGGACACATCTGGGAATTTGGAGTTGGGAAAGGAGAAAGCCCCGGACTGATCAAGTCAAGGCACAGCTGCGCTTTTGATTCAGACCCCTACTTGccaccctcttcctcctcacctaTTCACCCGTCTCTCCCgtctttcccctctcctcccacaTCATCTCATCTCATGCCGTCAGTTCTTAGTCCTCCTCCCACACCTTtacctcctccctctcactccccatCCAAAATGGACTCTCCCGGTGCGTTCGGGGGAACCGCACATCCGGTTTCACAGGGGGGAGACACACTTGGTGGGCTCCAGTTTTTTGCTTCCCGCCTTCAGCCATCTGTCCACTCCCCTGGGATGATATGGAAGTTTCCCCTGCTGTCACATTGCTTTTCACAGTCGTCAGAAGACCCCAGCAACAACGAGGACAACCTAAGATCTTCCCATGGTGGTGACTATGGCAACATCACAG ccTCACATGATGTTGTTCAGTCTGCTGAATCAGCGTTCCTCACTTCTTCATTCCACCGGCCGTCCCTCCAACCATCCAGAGCTCTCTGTCCCTCCAACACTCAattcctccatccctcctcccctcttccctctCGCCCATGTCACCTTTCAGGCCAACATAATGAGGCGGCAGAAAAGAACGCTCCTTACATGGTGACCCAGAAAGTAAAGAATGGACCAATCAGCGTCAGCCACCCACAGCTACAG CAACAATCTTCTCCAATCTACACTGGAACTCCATTTCCCAGTATCCTTCACTCTAGCAGGGGTCACAGGAGGGGTCACTACACTCCTCGACCCCTCCTCAATCCAGCCCGCAGGGGGACAGGGCTCTACTCCTCCCTGTCATCTCTCcatcacagagaggaagagacggCATgtggaaaagaggaagaggagtgtaGTGTGTTGTC gTGGGTCAACGTGGGTCCTGCTTTCCAGGCTGAGCTTCCTCTGTGCTGTGCGGAAGGTGAGCGGTCAGAGGTGTGGTCACCAGAGGGTGAATTGCCCAGGGAACAGTTGCTGTGGAAACCATTGGACAAGCTGGAGGAGAGTACCAACTTACAAGATCAAG TGGAGAAGCTGTTGTCGATGTGTAGTTCTAGCTGCTTACCAGGAGGGGGCAGTAACATGGAGCTGGCTCTGCACTGTCTGCACTACTGTCAGGGAAACACAATG GCCACACTGGAGATGCTGCTGTTCTCACAGCCTTCACCAACTGGAGACTACCACTACTCTG GTAGTGATCTTTGgacagaaagtgaaaaaaatctcTTCAGTACAGCTCTGGGGACTTATGGAAAAGACTTTTCACTCATACAAAAAATG GTGAAAACTAAGACCGTGTGCCAGTGTGTTGAGTTTTACTACCTAAGCAAGAAGCTCCTGGACAAACAGACGAaacagaaggaggaagagaacagAGATGGTGAGACGGAGCAGCAGGAAAGT ACAACACCCATCTGTCAGCCAGTAGACAGGCAGTTTGGACGAGAGGAGGCGGTTCCTGTGCCCTCATTGGCCAGCTTCTTCCCCTGCAAGCTGTGCGGCAA AATGTTCTATAAAATCAAGTCCCGCAATGCTCACATGAAGATCCATCGCCAGCCTCAGGAGGATTGGACCGACAGGCGGCTGCAGCACCAGCTCCTCACTCAGCGTCTGGCCCTCAGTCATACTGCCAACCTTATGCCCACCCCAGGCAGTAACTTGCTGCCATCTCAGACTCCAGCACTGACCTTTCCCTCCTCTGGCCTCCCCGGTACttcaaacaacaacagcaatacAGACAGTGTCCTCAACTCTGTAACCAGTAGCAACGCCATCGCTCCCAGCAATTCCAGTGTCCTAGATCCCAGCACGCCTGTAACATATAGCAATATCAGCGCTCCAAACTCTCATGTAATCCCCAGTATTGATGTCAGTGACTCAAATCAAAGAGAGTCCAACACTGTCTTACCTTTCCATCAGTCATGGGGCTCATTTGGACACAGCCCCGACCCTGCTGCCTTCTACTGCAACCAAGAAGGGAAGGACACTGTAGGAGCCCAGACAGGAGGTGTGAAAGAGCCAATTAATTGGCAGTAG
- the slc3a2a gene encoding solute carrier family 3 member 2a, whose amino-acid sequence MNKDTEVDMKEVELNELDPEKQPMTGDVQAVGGEKNGSVKLKVPEDEVTFTGLSKEELMKVAGTPGWVRTRWVLLVLFWLGWLGMLAGAIVIIVQAPRCKPIPDMSWWNEGPLYQISDLEAFSEGLTGAEKKLENINQLKVKGLVLGPLHTVQDDNPLTLEPGTIDPSKGTEAALVALMEKAHKKGISVVLDLTPNYRGASHWFQQNDLTEVMEKMKDAVDHWVKLGVDGIKISNLSSPAASPDWSKLQAAVQGNRSEETKKRLLMGVVEGISATEISQLVNTSGVDLVLSDLLNTNKGGVEQIKDMDTLHSQQRNVGWGLGAAQLHQLSKQAASQAMIRLYQLLLFTMPGTPVFTYGDEIGLQAQGAESPKMVWDIETEPASGAVVNETAEAERKERVAVRKWFRSLSELRGKERSLLHGDYYSLHSSASSLAFLRLWDQSERYITAVNLGSAPETLSLKLAPTENVKLPATAKVHLSTDPELEAEATVSLDNIKLAPGQGVLLQFPYTG is encoded by the exons ATGAATAAGGACACTGAGGTTGACATGAAAGAAGTGGAGCTCAATGAGCTGGACCCTGAGAAGCAGCCCATGACAGGCGATGTCCAGGCTGTCGGCGGAGAGAAAAATGGCAGCGTCAAGCTGAAGGTTCCTGAGGACGAGGTTACATTCACTGGCCTGTCTAAAGAGGAGCTGATGAAGGTTGCTGGCACTCCAGG ATGGGTGCGTACCCGCTGGGTGCTTCTTGTCCTGTTTTGGCTGGGCTGGCTGGGCATGCTGGCTGGAGCAATAGTGATCATAGTCCAGGCCCCTCGCTGCAAACCCATCCCTGATATGAGCTGGTGGAACGAAGGACCTCTGTACCAGATATCTGACCTTGAGGCCTTCTCTGAAGGACTGACAG GTGCTGAGAAGAAGTTGGAAAACATCAACCAGTTGAAGGTGAAAGGCCTGGTTCTGGGCCCTCTTCACACTGTCCAGGATGACAATCCCCTTACCCTGGAGCCGGGTACGATTGACCCATCCAAGGGAACAGAGGCAGCCCTGGTTGCCTTGATGGAAAAGGCCCACAAGAAAG GCATTTCTGTGGTGCTTGATCTGACTCCAAACTACCGGGGAGCTTCTCACTGGTTCCAACAGAATGATCTTACCGAAGTGATGGAGAAAATGAAG GATGCAGTGGACCACTGGGTGAAATTGGGTGTTGATGGCATCAAGATATCTAACCTCAGTTCTCCCGCCGCATCTCCTGATTGGTCAAAGCTGCAGGCTGCTGTCCAGGGCAACCGCAGTGAGGAGACCAAGAAAAG GTTGCTGATGGGTGTGGTTGAAGGTATTTCAGCTACAGAGATTTCTCAGCTCGTCAACACCTCTGGTGTAGATCTCGTCCTGTCTGACCTGCTCAACACTAATAAAGGAG GTGTGGAGCAAATCAAGGATATGGACACCCTTCACTCACAGCAGAGAAATGTGGGCTGGGGTCTCGGTGCCGCCCAACTGCACCAGCTGTCTAAACAGGCAGCTTCTCAGGCTATGATCCGTCTCTACCAGCTCCTGCTGTTCACCATGCCCGGAACCCCAGTGTTCACCTACGGAGATGAGATCGGCCTTCAGGCACAg GGTGCAGAATCTCCCAAGATGGTTTGGGACATAGAGACGGAACCTGCTTCAGGAGCTGTCGTCAATGAGACTGCTGAG GCTGAGCGGAAGGAGCGCGTTGCTGTAAGGAAGTGGTTTAGATCCCTCAGTGAACTGCGAGGCAAAGAGCGCTCTCTCCTCCACGGGGATTACTACTCTCTCCactcctccgcctcctccctCGCATTCCTCCGTCTGTGGGACCAGAGCGAGAGATACATAACAGCTGTTAACTTGGGATCAGCACCTGAGACGCTCTCACTCAAACTGGCACCTACAG AGAATGTAAAGTTGCCAGCCACAGCCAAGGTCCACCTTTCAACTGACCCAGAGTTGGAGGCAGAAGCCACAGTCAGCTTGGACAATATCAAACTGGCTCCTGGACAGGGGGTCCTGCTGCAGTTCCCCTATACAGGCTAA